The following DNA comes from Chitinophaga nivalis.
TGACAACAGGATTGTTACTGCTGGCAGTATTCTTTAACTACCAGGTACCCATCAACGAAAATAAACTGCTGCGCAGGAATCTGTTCACACATCAGCAGGAAAAAACTTTCCAGGAGCAATTTGTACAGCAGTTGGGTAAAGTAAAACAGCTCCTGGATACCCTGCAGTTGCCTGGCCAGCAGGCGGTTTATGCCGATCAGGTAGTGGCCCGCCTGTTGGCAGAGATGCGTAACAGTATTCCGAAAGACAAGGTTGCTGCCTATGGGTTATATGATGATATTATTCAGCAATGTTTGTCTTTGTTGCAATGCAAACAGCAGTTGCGGGAATTGCAACAGGTACAGGAAAGCATGGCCGCATTGAAAGAGCAGATCACTGACCTGAATACCCGGCTGGAAGCCAGGGGCAGGGATCTGGATAATTGCCGGCAAATGTTATTGCTGAACAGCCGTATCCCGTAATGTCTTTATTGATAAATATTTGATGGAATAAATTTTTACAGGAGCGGTGATGGTATTGGTCATCATCCCTGTTTCATATGGATGTATTGTAAACCTCAAAAATAAACCCGACATGTCTTTTAAAGCAGTATTTGAAACCGGCGGTAATGCCTACAATGTACAGCATATTGCCTATGATCTCAGCCAGGAAACAGATGCTACCGGCCGTCCTTCGGCTATTACACGGGGTGGCAGAATTAAGCTGACGGTGGAATCTACCGGTAAAACAGATCTCTTTGAATGGATGGTGAACAACTTTGAAAGGAAAGATGGTACCATCACTTTTTACAAAAGAGATACCGACGCTAAACTGAAAGCACTGGAGTTCAAAGAAGGTTACCTGGTAAAGTTTGAAGAAGCTTTCGATTATGAAAACAGAAATCCGATGGTGATTTCTTTCACCATTTCGGCCCGGGAAATCAGTATGGGCAGTGCAAAACATATCAATGAATGGGTGTGATGCGCCCTGTTGATAGGGGCGAGGTAACTTCATCCGGGGTGCTGTTGCGACGATGCGGCTTCACCTGGTAAGCAATCAGCGGAACGGAAGTGATGATAGGCCACATCAGGAGTGGATGCGATGGCATTCGCTCCTGATGAATGGAAATAGTGTGTCGTATAATGAGGTAGGTATCTTATAAAATCCAGTGCGATTTTCTGCGTAAAGCAGGCGCGTGACAGTGATCTCCTTTTATGACTACGCATGACACCATCCAACGGTGGCATGCGTAATCATAAAACCATCATTTTAATTCGCTGTCACCCATTCTCCGGGTGCAGGGATAATACCCTTTACGCCGGCATCTGCGAGGGCAGTAGCCAATAGTGCCGGTGTCAGGTAGCAGTGGTTAACGGCGCCCATATGCACCGCAATGACTTTGCTTTGCGCGGGGTGTTGGATGGTTTGTATCACATCTGCCGCGGTCATGGTGATAGGGTCGCCCTGTAAAAACTGTGCAGCGCCGGCATTTACAACCACATAGTCTGGGGTAAATTCATCCATGGCTGCTTTTACTTCTTCGCACCAGATGGTATCTCCGGCAATGTAGAGGGTCTGCACTTCATCTTCCAGTACAAATCCGGAAACTGGCGCCATGAGTTTGCCGATTTCACCGGTACCATGTTGCCCGTCTGTACGGGATATCCGGGTGTTTTCCCACAGATGGGAGGTTTCAATGGGGATCACATGGGTGAAACCCTGTGCGGTTATTTTTGCCGCGTCAGCAGGCTGGCAAAATAAAGGCAGGTGTTTGGGCAGCAATGTTTGGGCTACCTCATCCCAGTGATCGCGGTGGGTGTGGGTCACCAGGATGGCATCCAACGAGGCCAGTACGGCCTGGAGTGCGGTGGCATCCAGTGGTAAATCTGTCAGGGGAAAACGGTGGCTGTTGGCAGCATTGGGCACGGGGTCCAGGCTTTCTTTGGCGCAGAGCATGGGGTCTACCAGGATCTTTTTGTTTTGCCATTCCAGCAGCAACGTAGCGTTACGTAAGAATTGTATGCGCATTGATCTGTTTTTTGAGAACAAACCAAATGTAAGGTATTAAATAGCATGAATAGCCCATAGTATCCATAAAATGTATACCGGTTGAAACAGCAGCCGGCTCCAGGTATACCAGGGCTTTGCAGGCAATCCGCCGGGTGGTGGCAGTTGGTTTACTGCTACCCGGATATTGGCCGGAAACATGGCAACCAATAAGATCACCAGTGCAATACCAGCCCGGTATTGTGTGCCGGAAAACAACAGGCCGGCGCCCAGTACTATTTCCAGGATGCCGGTGCCGATGACCAGCGCAAGGGGGAAAGGCAGCATGCCGCGGATCATATAGGTCAGCTTTTTAGGTTTCACGAGATGAAAAGTGCCGATGAGCAGGAACATAACAGCAGCGGCTATACGGGCATCATCCGGTAGTTGTTGCAATAAGGGAATATGAAAAAGATGACCGGCGCCCCATAATAAAAGTGCTATGCTGAGTAATCCTGATAGAAAAGCCATAACGATGTTTTTATAACTGCAAAGTTCAGGTATTTAACAACGGGTAAAACTAACATATGTTAGTTAATCAGCGTTCCGCAGGTTTTTGCGGATGCGGCTCAGGCTTTCGGGCTTGATACCCAGGTAGGAGGCTATTTGTTTGATGGGAATGTGTTGCACCACAGCAGGATATTCTTCCAGTAACTGCATATAACGTTCCTGCGCGGAATGTTGCAGGAAAGAGAGTTCCCGCCGGTATTTGCGGAGGTATTGTTGTTCTGCGATGATCCTGCCCGTTCTTTCCGCAGCATGGGAAACCTGATACAGCTGTTGCAGGTCCGGATAATAAAAAGCATAGCCACTGACGGCAGTTACGGCCTGGAGGTTTACGACCGCGGGTGTTTGGGTGATCAGGGATGCGTAGGAAGTGGTGAACATACCAGGAAAGGCGAAGTCCATGCTGATCTCTGTTTCCTGGTGCCGGGTGAATACGCGTACGATGCCTTCGGTGATATAATAGATGGCATCTGCCACCTTGCCGCTGCTGGCCAGGTAATCACCGGCTTTAAAATTCACCGGGCGCAGGATACGTTCAAATGTTTCCCAGTTGTTGTCAGCAGCCGGCAGAAAGGCTGCCAGCTGCTGTTGTAAGGTTTGAAGGTCGGCCATTCAGGTTTTACGTAATTGAATGGATTGTACAAAATGATGCTGTCCTTTTTCCAGTATCAGGCCTGCGCGGTAACGGGTAGGCGCAATGTTCTGTTCCAGGTTGGGTTTATTGATATCATTCCAGATCTGTGTCGCGAGTTCAATGGTAGCGGCATCCGACAGGTGTGCATACCGGTGGAAAAAAGAATCCGGATTCTGGAAAGCCGTTTTCCGCAGGGATTCAAAACGGGAGATATACCATTTGCGGATATCTTTCTCTGCCGCATCTACATAAATGGTGAAATCAAAGAAGTCGGATACAAACACCGATGGATCTTTCTGGTGTTGCCGTGGTCTTACCTGTAATACATTCACGCCTTCCACAATCACAATATCGGGTTGTTCCACCCATTGTAATTTTCCGGGTAATACATCGTATTCCAGGTGAGAATACAGGGGAGCCGCTACTCTTTCCTTACCGGATTTAACATCTGCCAGGAAGTGTATCAGGCGTTTGATGTCATAGCTTTCCGGGAAACCTTTACGGTTCATGATATCGTTGGCTTCCAGTATTTTGTTGGGATAGAGGAAACCATCGGTGGTAACCAGATCTACCCGCGGGTGGTTGGGCCAGGCCTGTAGTAGTTTCTGGAGGACGCGGGCGGTGGTGCTTTTACCAACGGCCACGCTACCGGCAATACCAATGATATAAGGTACTTTTTCCACCTGGCTGCCCAAAAAGCTGTTGGTGGATTTGTGTAACTGCTGGGAAGCGGTTACGCGCAGGTTCAACAGGTGTGCCAGTGGTAAATATACCTGGGTTATCTCTTCCTGTGTGAGTGGTTCATTCATACCGTGCAGTTGCTCCAGGTCATAGTCCTGCAACTGTAATAAAGCAACCCCGCTTCTTTCTGCCCACTCTTTACGGGTGAAGCTGATATAGGGAGTGTAGCGGTCGCGTTTTAGAGAGGTGGTCATTATTTGCATTTTCGGATTACCGGATAGGTGACCGCTACCGTTACGGCGGTAGTGGTCCCGGGAATGTTATTGTTGGATGTAAACTGTTTTGATATTCAGAAATTCGTGCGTGCCTTCAAGAGATAATTCCCGTCCGTAGCCGGATTGTTTAACGCCACCAAATGGGAGGCGTGCATCAGAACGCACCATGGCGTTGATGAATACATTGCCACTTTCTATCTGGGTGGCCAGGCGTGCTGCCTTATCCAGGTCGCTGGTCCATATGGCCGCGCCCAGCCCGAATTCGGTTTCATTGGCGAGGGCGATCGCTTCCTGCTCATCTGCAGCCGTGATGATAACGGCCAGCGGGCCAAATGTTTCTTCTTTGAATGCTGTCATTTTATTAGTGACCCCGCTCAGCAGGGTAGGTGCAAAGTTACAGCCTTCATGTGTGCCGCCCAACTCCAGGGTAGCACCCTGGCTGATGGTATCCTGCAGTTGTCTGGCCAGGTCGGCTGCCAGATCCGGGCGGGCCATAGGTCCCATCCGGGTGCTGTCGGCAGTAGGGTCGCCTTGTTTCAGTTCCAGCAGCAGGGTTTTGACAGCTGCCGTAAATTCAGCCACCACGGGGGCTTCCACAATCCAGCGTTTGGCGGCAATACAGGATTGACCGGCATTCTGCATGCGGCCCTGAACGGCTGTTTTGGCAGCTGCGGTAATGTCGGCATCCTTTAATACAATAAAAGGATCGCTGCCGCCCAGTTCCAGCACTGTTTTTTTGATGTATTTGCCGGCGAGGGCAGCTACGCTTTTACCGGCAGGGGTGCTGCCGGTGAGGGTAACGCCTTGTACGCGGGGATCTGCAATGATCGGTTCTATATCTTTGGAAGATACCAGCACCGACTGAAAAGTGCCGGCCGGAAATCCTGCATCCACAAATACTTTTTCTATAGCCAGTGCGCAGCCGCTCACGTTGGCGGCATGTTTCAGTAAACCGGTGTTACCGGCCAGAATATTGGGAATGGCAAACCGGAATACCTGCCAGTAGGGAAAGTTCCAGGGCATGATCGCCAGGATGATACCTTTGGGTTCGTAGGCGATATAGCTTTTATAGGCATCTGCTGCCACCGGTTTGGCTTGCAGTATGTCGGTGATATGTGTGGCATAGTATAAGGCGGCATCCGCACACTTCAATACTTCTGCGTTGGCTTCTTTCAATGTTTTACCCATCTCCTGTGTGATGAGGGCGGCGTGCTGCGCGACATTGTTTTTTAGGGAAGCTGCTACCTGTTCCATCCAGGTGCGGCGTTGCGCCAATGGAATATCCAGCAACCGGCGATAGGCCTGGTGGCCCTGTTCCAGCTTTTGCGAGATCTCTTCCGGCGTATGCGCTGCATAGTCTGCTATCTTTTCCTGCGTAAACGGATTCGTACTTGTAAACATGGTCTTGCTTTTAGCGTTCAACAGTTAAGTAAAACAAATTTACCGCTTTCTGATAAATGCCGGTCCTAAAAGCTCCTGCAATGAAGTATCTTTGCCTGCTTAAAACAACAGCTTCATTTTATGGTCCTTAGCAAGTGGAATATTATGATCATGGCTATGTGTACGGGCCTGATCGTTGCCAATATCTATTACAGCCAGCCTTTGCTGGTATTGATGAGCGAAGAGTTCCGGGTGTCGGAAAGTAATGCCGGGCAGGTAACTTTTTTCACACAGATCGGATATGCGCTGGGGTTACTCTTTTGTGTACCATTGGGAGACAAGCTCGAACGGAAAGGCCAGATTATAGTGATGACCCTGACCGCTGTACTGGCACTGATTGCCGCAGGTTTCTCCGTGAATATTACCATGCTGAAAGTAACAGGATTACTCATCGGTTTTACTTCGGTAGTGCCACAGCTGATTCTGCCGCTGGCGGCTAATTTATCAGATCCGGCCAGTCGGGGTAAGGTGATTGGTACCATCATGAGTGGTTTGCTGGTGGGCATCCTGCTGTCGCGTACGTTGAGCGGTATTATCGGGCATCACTTCGGATGGCGTGCCATGTTCTGGATTGCCGCTGGTATCAGCGGATTGCTGGTGGTGATTATGCTGTTTTCCTTTCCGAAGAGCAAACCGCATTTCGCAGGTACATATGGAGATCTGATGAAATCCTTGCTGACATTGATCCGGGAGCAGCCAATGCTGCGCGAAGCTTCTGCTATCAATGCCTGCTGTTTTGCCATGTTTGGATTATTCTGGACAACGGTGGTATTCCTGTTATCGGGTCAGCCGTTTAACTATACAAGTGAGCAGATTGGTCTGATGGGACTGGCAGCGGCGGCAGGTGCGCTAGGTGCGCCTTTGGTAGGACGTATTGCCGATAAGAAGAATCCGCGTATAGCCATTGGGTATGGTATCATCTTTTTGTTTGCCGGTTATTTCCTCTTTTATGTTTTCCAGACGAATATCATCGGCATCGTTGTGGGGATTATCGCCATCGACCTGGGGCTGCAAGGTATACATGTATCTAACCAGACGCGTATTTACACCTTGTTGCCGGAAGCGCGTAACCGCCTGAATACTGTGTTTATGACGGCCAGTTTTATCGGTACTTCCATCGGTTCCGGTATTGGCCTGTGGGTATGGTCGGTAGCCCAGTGGAATGGGGTATGTATCGCCGGTACCAGTCTGATTACGGTAGCCTTGATTATATATTTATCTACCTACAGAAAAAAGTAAGCAGGGATTATTGTCCGGTAAGTAATAAATTTATTCGGGTGTAAGACATAGGTGATGTCTTACACCCGTTTTTTATTTAAGCAACAGGGTTGGTAGTTTCCAGCTATGCAGCACTAAAAGAGGGAAGGGGCACATGCTGCTTTGTAATAAAAAAAT
Coding sequences within:
- the tssO gene encoding type VI secretion system transmembrane protein TssO, yielding MQALNSRERTVAFLWFLVFFMMTTGLLLLAVFFNYQVPINENKLLRRNLFTHQQEKTFQEQFVQQLGKVKQLLDTLQLPGQQAVYADQVVARLLAEMRNSIPKDKVAAYGLYDDIIQQCLSLLQCKQQLRELQQVQESMAALKEQITDLNTRLEARGRDLDNCRQMLLLNSRIP
- the tssD gene encoding type VI secretion system tube protein TssD, with the protein product MSFKAVFETGGNAYNVQHIAYDLSQETDATGRPSAITRGGRIKLTVESTGKTDLFEWMVNNFERKDGTITFYKRDTDAKLKALEFKEGYLVKFEEAFDYENRNPMVISFTISAREISMGSAKHINEWV
- a CDS encoding MBL fold metallo-hydrolase, encoding MRIQFLRNATLLLEWQNKKILVDPMLCAKESLDPVPNAANSHRFPLTDLPLDATALQAVLASLDAILVTHTHRDHWDEVAQTLLPKHLPLFCQPADAAKITAQGFTHVIPIETSHLWENTRISRTDGQHGTGEIGKLMAPVSGFVLEDEVQTLYIAGDTIWCEEVKAAMDEFTPDYVVVNAGAAQFLQGDPITMTAADVIQTIQHPAQSKVIAVHMGAVNHCYLTPALLATALADAGVKGIIPAPGEWVTAN
- a CDS encoding DoxX family protein; translated protein: MAFLSGLLSIALLLWGAGHLFHIPLLQQLPDDARIAAAVMFLLIGTFHLVKPKKLTYMIRGMLPFPLALVIGTGILEIVLGAGLLFSGTQYRAGIALVILLVAMFPANIRVAVNQLPPPGGLPAKPWYTWSRLLFQPVYILWILWAIHAI
- a CDS encoding Crp/Fnr family transcriptional regulator; translation: MADLQTLQQQLAAFLPAADNNWETFERILRPVNFKAGDYLASSGKVADAIYYITEGIVRVFTRHQETEISMDFAFPGMFTTSYASLITQTPAVVNLQAVTAVSGYAFYYPDLQQLYQVSHAAERTGRIIAEQQYLRKYRRELSFLQHSAQERYMQLLEEYPAVVQHIPIKQIASYLGIKPESLSRIRKNLRNAD
- the coaA gene encoding type I pantothenate kinase, with protein sequence MTTSLKRDRYTPYISFTRKEWAERSGVALLQLQDYDLEQLHGMNEPLTQEEITQVYLPLAHLLNLRVTASQQLHKSTNSFLGSQVEKVPYIIGIAGSVAVGKSTTARVLQKLLQAWPNHPRVDLVTTDGFLYPNKILEANDIMNRKGFPESYDIKRLIHFLADVKSGKERVAAPLYSHLEYDVLPGKLQWVEQPDIVIVEGVNVLQVRPRQHQKDPSVFVSDFFDFTIYVDAAEKDIRKWYISRFESLRKTAFQNPDSFFHRYAHLSDAATIELATQIWNDINKPNLEQNIAPTRYRAGLILEKGQHHFVQSIQLRKT
- a CDS encoding NAD-dependent succinate-semialdehyde dehydrogenase translates to MFTSTNPFTQEKIADYAAHTPEEISQKLEQGHQAYRRLLDIPLAQRRTWMEQVAASLKNNVAQHAALITQEMGKTLKEANAEVLKCADAALYYATHITDILQAKPVAADAYKSYIAYEPKGIILAIMPWNFPYWQVFRFAIPNILAGNTGLLKHAANVSGCALAIEKVFVDAGFPAGTFQSVLVSSKDIEPIIADPRVQGVTLTGSTPAGKSVAALAGKYIKKTVLELGGSDPFIVLKDADITAAAKTAVQGRMQNAGQSCIAAKRWIVEAPVVAEFTAAVKTLLLELKQGDPTADSTRMGPMARPDLAADLARQLQDTISQGATLELGGTHEGCNFAPTLLSGVTNKMTAFKEETFGPLAVIITAADEQEAIALANETEFGLGAAIWTSDLDKAARLATQIESGNVFINAMVRSDARLPFGGVKQSGYGRELSLEGTHEFLNIKTVYIQQ
- a CDS encoding MFS transporter codes for the protein MAMCTGLIVANIYYSQPLLVLMSEEFRVSESNAGQVTFFTQIGYALGLLFCVPLGDKLERKGQIIVMTLTAVLALIAAGFSVNITMLKVTGLLIGFTSVVPQLILPLAANLSDPASRGKVIGTIMSGLLVGILLSRTLSGIIGHHFGWRAMFWIAAGISGLLVVIMLFSFPKSKPHFAGTYGDLMKSLLTLIREQPMLREASAINACCFAMFGLFWTTVVFLLSGQPFNYTSEQIGLMGLAAAAGALGAPLVGRIADKKNPRIAIGYGIIFLFAGYFLFYVFQTNIIGIVVGIIAIDLGLQGIHVSNQTRIYTLLPEARNRLNTVFMTASFIGTSIGSGIGLWVWSVAQWNGVCIAGTSLITVALIIYLSTYRKK